In a genomic window of Aggregatimonas sangjinii:
- a CDS encoding DUF2892 domain-containing protein, with amino-acid sequence MFNKTFKLIIAVLIIGFAGYQFYEGNIGNGIFLILLSLIFIFLYFRNEMILLAFLRMRKQDLVGTQKWLDKINNPEAALTTKQQGYYNYLHGIIHSQKNLTQAEKYFKKALKLGLTMDYDVAMAKLSLAGIAMQKRRKREATTLLQEAKKLDKNQMLTEQIKMMQQQMKKI; translated from the coding sequence ATGTTCAATAAAACGTTCAAACTTATTATCGCCGTTTTGATCATCGGTTTTGCCGGATATCAATTTTATGAAGGGAATATCGGCAACGGTATTTTTCTCATCCTACTCTCGTTAATTTTCATATTTCTATATTTTAGGAACGAAATGATTTTGTTGGCCTTTCTAAGAATGCGGAAGCAGGATTTGGTGGGGACACAAAAATGGCTCGATAAAATCAACAATCCGGAAGCGGCGTTGACGACCAAACAACAGGGGTATTACAACTACTTGCATGGAATCATTCATTCTCAAAAGAACCTCACACAGGCCGAAAAATATTTCAAAAAAGCCTTAAAACTTGGACTTACGATGGATTATGACGTTGCTATGGCCAAATTGAGCCTTGCGGGCATCGCCATGCAAAAACGTCGCAAACGCGAGGCTACTACCCTATTACAAGAGGCTAAAAAACTGGACAAAAACCAGATGCTTACGGAACAAATAAAAATGATGCAGCAGCAGATGAAAAAGATTTAG
- a CDS encoding lytic transglycosylase domain-containing protein: MKFLKSILMLIGVFCVISTLIFAVQSDPQWVKELPRLEDQTPVKNVAEGYRITPIEIPADLNFAGEKVPQNDPEIMERIDREFLVNTYWQSNALLLIKRANQYFPIIEPILAKNGIPDDFKYLAVAESGLQNVVSHAGATGFWQIMKGTGKQYGLEVNSNVDERYHIEKATQVACDYLNKWKRKYGNWTLAASSYNAGPGAINKYLRIQKVDNYYDLLLGQETGRYVFRIMAIKEILSDPAKYGFDIEKEDMYKAVPTFKVEVDTPVTNFADFAIEHGINYKILKRHNAWLREPHLNNQSGKTYVLEIPEKGFYR, encoded by the coding sequence ATGAAATTTTTGAAAAGTATCTTAATGTTGATCGGTGTCTTTTGTGTCATCAGCACCCTTATCTTCGCTGTACAATCCGATCCGCAGTGGGTTAAAGAACTTCCCAGGCTTGAAGACCAAACGCCTGTAAAAAATGTAGCAGAGGGCTATCGCATCACTCCGATAGAAATTCCTGCCGACTTGAATTTTGCTGGAGAAAAAGTACCTCAGAACGATCCTGAAATCATGGAACGGATCGATCGCGAGTTTTTGGTAAATACCTACTGGCAATCGAACGCCTTGTTATTGATCAAACGGGCGAACCAGTATTTCCCTATCATTGAACCGATTTTGGCGAAAAACGGAATCCCCGACGATTTTAAATATTTGGCGGTGGCCGAAAGTGGACTGCAGAACGTAGTGTCACATGCCGGGGCAACAGGTTTCTGGCAGATAATGAAGGGAACTGGAAAGCAATACGGACTTGAAGTGAATTCCAACGTAGATGAACGGTATCATATCGAAAAGGCAACACAGGTGGCCTGCGATTATTTAAACAAATGGAAAAGAAAATACGGAAATTGGACCCTTGCCGCCTCTTCCTATAATGCCGGCCCTGGAGCTATCAATAAATATTTGAGAATTCAAAAAGTAGACAATTACTACGATTTGTTACTAGGACAGGAAACCGGACGTTATGTTTTTCGCATTATGGCCATCAAAGAGATTTTGAGCGATCCCGCAAAATATGGTTTTGATATCGAAAAGGAGGATATGTACAAGGCCGTACCAACCTTTAAGGTGGAAGTTGATACCCCGGTCACCAATTTCGCCGATTTTGCCATAGAGCACGGCATCAATTACAAGATTCTAAAAAGACATAACGCTTGGTTACGCGAGCCGCACCTAAATAATCAGAGCGGAAAGACCTACGTATTGGAAATTCCTGAAAAGGGATTCTACAGATAA
- a CDS encoding alpha/beta fold hydrolase — protein sequence MGDEKIHVYFMPGMAANPSIFKNIDLPKAKFEQHLLQWSVPKKGITLSEYALEMTTHVKHDNPVLLGVSFGGMLVQEMARHIKTRKVIVVSSVKHESELPKRMLFARYTKIHKLLPTGLVNNVELLAKYAFGETVTKRLELYEEYLSIRDKYYIDWSLDNIVNWKCRYCPDCLVHIHGEKDAVFPIGNIKDCIPVKNGTHTMIIHRAKWFNEHLPTIILQ from the coding sequence ATGGGGGATGAGAAAATTCATGTGTATTTTATGCCGGGAATGGCCGCAAATCCATCAATTTTTAAAAATATTGATCTTCCAAAAGCGAAATTTGAACAACACCTGCTACAATGGTCTGTACCCAAAAAGGGAATCACCTTATCGGAATATGCTTTGGAAATGACAACACATGTAAAACATGATAATCCCGTCTTATTGGGTGTCTCGTTCGGTGGAATGTTGGTGCAGGAAATGGCACGCCATATTAAGACCAGAAAAGTGATTGTGGTGTCCAGCGTCAAACATGAGTCGGAGCTACCCAAGCGCATGCTCTTTGCAAGGTATACCAAAATACACAAGTTGCTCCCCACGGGGTTGGTAAACAATGTTGAATTATTGGCCAAATACGCTTTCGGGGAAACGGTTACCAAACGTCTGGAACTTTACGAAGAATACCTTTCTATTCGGGATAAGTATTACATTGATTGGTCTTTGGATAATATCGTAAATTGGAAGTGTAGGTATTGTCCGGATTGTCTGGTGCACATTCACGGGGAGAAAGATGCGGTGTTCCCGATAGGCAATATTAAAGACTGTATTCCCGTTAAAAATGGTACGCATACCATGATTATTCACAGGGCCAAATGGTTTAATGAGCACCTGCCCACAATTATTTTGCAATAA